A single genomic interval of bacterium harbors:
- a CDS encoding tRNA (guanosine(37)-N1)-methyltransferase TrmD encodes MAQVNFHIVTLFPEAIEPYLQASILGRAVHHKIITISLYQLRDFIHRRGQKKVLSGLPKTKKYLKVDDRPYGGGPGMVLQAKPLIDAVEMIQKKIKKKANRKVKVILFATSGKQFTNSYAINISKRYTDIILIAGRYEGVDARVKRILHAEEVSIGPYVLTGGELPSAIVIDATARHISGVLGKDESIEEHRITSSDVYTRPEILEYKGKKYRVPKVLLSGNHKAIEEWKRKRLASDM; translated from the coding sequence ATGGCACAAGTTAATTTTCACATAGTCACACTTTTCCCAGAAGCGATTGAGCCCTATCTACAAGCTTCTATTCTAGGGCGCGCGGTACACCATAAGATTATAACAATTTCGTTATATCAACTTCGGGATTTTATTCACCGGCGTGGACAAAAAAAGGTTTTGAGTGGATTACCGAAGACTAAAAAGTATCTTAAGGTAGATGATAGACCTTACGGAGGAGGTCCTGGTATGGTACTTCAAGCAAAACCTCTCATTGATGCGGTAGAAATGATTCAAAAAAAGATTAAGAAAAAAGCCAACAGGAAAGTAAAAGTAATTTTATTTGCCACTTCTGGAAAACAATTTACCAATTCGTATGCAATAAATATTAGTAAACGGTATACGGATATTATACTCATTGCTGGACGTTATGAAGGAGTAGATGCACGGGTAAAAAGAATACTTCATGCCGAAGAAGTCTCCATAGGCCCATATGTTTTGACAGGGGGGGAACTACCTTCGGCGATAGTTATCGACGCAACAGCGCGTCATATTTCCGGAGTTCTTGGGAAAGATGAATCTATAGAAGAGCATCGTATCACTTCATCTGATGTATACACAAGACCTGAAATCTTGGAGTACAAAGGTAAAAAATATCGGGTTCCCAAAGTCTTGCTATCGGGGAATCACAAGGCAATAGAAGAGTGGAAAAGAAAACGCTTAGCTTCTGATATGTAA
- the rpsP gene encoding 30S ribosomal protein S16, which translates to MLMVRLQRVGRKNDPSFRVVLTDSKNSTKSGKFLEVLGSYNARFGKPEIKADRVKYWVSVGAKVSPTVHNLLINEKITSGKKINVLPRKSPPKKDEAAAPEVAGETQATPVVIEEKQRDVEVKS; encoded by the coding sequence ATGTTAATGGTACGACTGCAAAGAGTAGGAAGGAAAAATGACCCATCGTTTCGGGTTGTTTTGACTGACTCAAAAAATTCAACAAAAAGTGGCAAATTTCTCGAAGTGCTCGGCTCATACAATGCCCGCTTCGGTAAGCCGGAAATTAAAGCAGACCGAGTAAAATATTGGGTCTCTGTCGGCGCCAAAGTGTCTCCCACAGTCCACAATCTCCTGATTAATGAAAAAATTACGAGTGGAAAGAAAATCAATGTTCTCCCCCGCAAAAGCCCTCCCAAGAAAGACGAAGCGGCGGCTCCCGAAGTAGCAGGGGAGACCCAAGCAACTCCGGTAGTAATCGAAGAAAAACAAAGAGACGTAGAAGTAAAATCTTAA
- a CDS encoding KH domain-containing protein yields the protein MAKERDVEFLEYVIKALVDVPDKVKVKREVDEMGVLLTLDVDQVDMGKIIGRSGNTAKAIRTLLRVVGIKNNARVNLKISEPEGGKMMAARTSSSDVDRVIEDLKI from the coding sequence ATGGCTAAAGAGAGAGATGTTGAATTTTTGGAATATGTTATCAAAGCCCTTGTTGATGTTCCTGACAAAGTGAAGGTCAAGAGGGAAGTCGATGAGATGGGAGTTCTTCTCACGCTCGATGTCGATCAGGTTGATATGGGAAAAATTATCGGTCGATCCGGTAATACCGCAAAGGCAATCAGAACATTGCTTCGTGTTGTGGGTATCAAGAATAACGCCCGAGTCAACCTCAAAATTAGTGAACCCGAAGGTGGCAAAATGATGGCAGCACGCACTAGTTCAAGTGATGTCGATCGAGTGATAGAAGATCTCAAGATTTAA
- a CDS encoding DNA-directed RNA polymerase subunit beta: protein MREKKHFSRYKEALEQLPNFTDTQVKSYQWLIEKGLAEVFKEFSPIKDYSEKKFELEFTGFELSKPKYDEHYAKVNKLTYEAPIRARVKLKNKTLNIDKEQEIFVADFPLMTEHGTFVINGVERVVVPQLARSFGIFFNIQESKGKRYFGAKIIPARGAWVEIESESDGAIYVRIDKKRKFPITSLLRVLGLHTDEAILKAFSDNPEAKKVIEISLSKDVAKSVADSYVEIYKRLRDGDLATADHAKEFILSIFSKEKYDLSEVGRFKFNRRFGKGTGKTDIEKRTVTSDDIAIIARHIVTLNQTPKALPDDIDHLGSRRVRPVGEMMQQKVRVGMSQMKRNIQDRMSTIDSDATLPIQLISPRPLQARIKEFFTTNQLSQFMAQYNTLTEIEHLRTLSALGPGGLTRERAGLEVRDVHPSHYGRLCPIHTPEGPNIGLILRLSTYARVNDFGIIETPYAKVVKGKITKEIVYFDGLEEEGYNIAHGAIRYDEHGNIADEHVEVRSSGKPTLVPRDMVHFIDVAPGQAFSIATSMIPFLEHDDANRALMGSNMQKQATPCISPEAPIVATGIEEKAARDTGRVVIAKEDGVVKYLDARKIIIEDTKGKDHEYNLISYSRTNGFTAFHQRCAVDLGQKIKKGNVLADTSSSEGGQIALGQNVMVAFMAWGGANYEDAIILSERLVKNSKFSSIHMDEFVVNVRDTKLGPEITTHDIPNVGEGKLKDLDEDGIVRVGAEVHPNDILVGKITPKGEAELTPEERLLRSIFGEKARDVKDTSLRMEHGKRGRVVGVKVFSRDKGDNLDSGIIKRIHIEVAQLRSVSVGDKLAGRHGNKGVISIILPEEDMPYGEDGMPVDVILTPLGVPSRMNLGQVLELHLGLAAHTLNYQAISPGFMGATAEEIKEELVKAGFPADGKVQLYDGRTGEPFEQKSAIGYMYIMKLHHMVEDKIHMRSIGPYSLITQQPLGGKAQGGGQRFGEMEVWALEGYGATHVLREMLTVKSDDISGRSAAFDSIVKGDDVRQNNLPESFNVLLNNLRGLGLDVELRKREGGTKEK from the coding sequence ATGAGAGAAAAAAAACATTTTTCACGTTACAAAGAAGCTCTCGAACAGTTGCCAAATTTTACGGATACACAAGTAAAATCGTATCAATGGCTTATCGAGAAAGGTCTCGCAGAAGTATTCAAGGAGTTTTCTCCCATCAAAGATTATTCGGAAAAAAAGTTTGAACTTGAGTTCACGGGATTTGAACTTTCAAAGCCCAAATATGACGAGCATTACGCTAAGGTAAATAAACTAACTTACGAAGCTCCAATCCGTGCACGCGTCAAACTCAAGAACAAGACTCTTAACATAGATAAAGAGCAGGAGATTTTCGTTGCTGATTTTCCGCTTATGACCGAACATGGTACGTTCGTTATCAATGGAGTGGAACGCGTGGTTGTGCCACAACTCGCGCGTTCGTTCGGAATTTTCTTTAATATTCAGGAATCAAAAGGCAAGCGATATTTTGGTGCAAAAATTATCCCTGCTCGTGGAGCGTGGGTTGAAATAGAATCCGAATCAGATGGAGCGATTTATGTGCGTATTGATAAGAAGCGTAAATTTCCCATTACGTCCCTTCTTCGCGTACTAGGACTTCACACTGATGAGGCGATACTGAAAGCGTTTAGTGATAATCCAGAAGCCAAAAAAGTTATCGAGATTTCTCTATCAAAAGATGTTGCAAAAAGTGTAGCCGACTCCTATGTTGAAATTTATAAGCGCTTGCGTGATGGAGATCTCGCGACAGCAGATCATGCAAAAGAATTTATTCTTTCCATTTTCAGCAAGGAAAAATACGACCTTTCAGAAGTCGGTCGTTTTAAATTTAATCGTAGATTTGGTAAGGGTACGGGAAAAACAGATATAGAAAAAAGAACAGTAACTTCTGATGATATTGCAATCATTGCTCGCCATATTGTTACCCTCAATCAGACACCCAAAGCGCTTCCTGACGATATCGACCATTTGGGATCGCGGCGCGTGCGACCCGTAGGAGAAATGATGCAGCAGAAGGTACGTGTTGGAATGTCTCAAATGAAGCGAAATATTCAGGACCGAATGTCTACAATCGATTCTGATGCAACACTTCCGATTCAGCTCATCAGCCCGCGTCCACTCCAGGCCCGAATCAAAGAATTTTTTACGACCAACCAACTTTCGCAGTTCATGGCGCAGTACAATACTCTTACGGAGATTGAACATTTGCGCACGCTCTCCGCACTTGGTCCCGGAGGTCTCACACGAGAGCGTGCAGGTCTTGAGGTGCGTGACGTTCACCCATCACATTACGGCAGACTTTGCCCAATCCACACACCAGAAGGTCCGAATATCGGTCTTATTCTCCGTTTGTCAACCTACGCACGTGTAAATGACTTCGGCATTATTGAAACCCCATACGCAAAAGTAGTAAAAGGAAAAATTACAAAAGAAATTGTATATTTTGACGGACTTGAAGAGGAAGGTTATAACATTGCCCATGGTGCGATTCGCTATGATGAACATGGCAACATTGCCGACGAACACGTTGAAGTACGTTCAAGTGGAAAACCAACCCTTGTTCCTCGTGATATGGTCCATTTTATCGACGTTGCTCCCGGTCAGGCATTTTCAATAGCTACTTCAATGATTCCATTTCTTGAGCACGATGATGCAAACCGCGCGCTCATGGGTTCAAACATGCAAAAACAAGCAACACCATGCATTTCACCAGAAGCGCCAATTGTTGCGACGGGCATTGAAGAAAAAGCGGCGCGTGATACAGGAAGAGTGGTTATTGCGAAAGAAGATGGTGTGGTTAAATATCTTGATGCGCGAAAAATTATTATTGAAGATACGAAAGGTAAAGACCATGAATACAACCTTATTTCATATTCAAGAACCAACGGTTTCACCGCGTTTCATCAACGTTGCGCGGTTGATCTGGGTCAGAAAATAAAAAAAGGGAATGTGTTAGCAGATACTTCTTCTTCCGAAGGTGGTCAGATTGCGCTTGGGCAAAATGTAATGGTTGCGTTTATGGCATGGGGTGGTGCAAACTACGAAGACGCGATCATTCTTTCAGAACGTCTGGTTAAAAACAGTAAATTCTCAAGCATTCACATGGATGAGTTTGTGGTAAATGTGCGAGACACTAAACTTGGTCCAGAAATAACAACACATGATATTCCCAATGTCGGCGAAGGCAAACTGAAAGATTTGGATGAGGATGGTATTGTGCGCGTAGGTGCCGAGGTACATCCGAACGATATTTTGGTCGGAAAAATTACACCCAAAGGAGAAGCGGAACTTACTCCAGAAGAGCGACTTCTTCGTTCAATCTTTGGTGAAAAAGCGCGTGACGTGAAAGATACATCACTTCGCATGGAGCATGGCAAGCGCGGACGCGTGGTGGGCGTAAAAGTATTCTCACGAGACAAGGGAGACAATCTCGACTCGGGAATCATCAAACGCATTCATATTGAAGTTGCACAACTCCGCAGTGTTTCTGTGGGCGATAAACTTGCGGGGCGTCACGGGAACAAGGGAGTTATTTCTATTATTTTACCTGAAGAAGATATGCCCTACGGTGAAGACGGTATGCCGGTAGATGTTATTTTGACACCTCTCGGCGTTCCTTCTCGAATGAACTTAGGACAAGTGCTCGAACTTCACTTGGGACTTGCTGCGCACACGCTTAATTATCAGGCAATATCTCCTGGGTTCATGGGTGCAACGGCTGAAGAAATAAAAGAAGAATTGGTGAAAGCTGGGTTTCCTGCTGATGGAAAGGTGCAACTGTATGATGGCAGAACAGGAGAACCTTTTGAACAAAAAAGTGCCATAGGGTATATGTATATTATGAAGCTTCACCACATGGTTGAAGACAAGATTCACATGCGCTCCATTGGACCATACTCTCTCATCACACAACAGCCACTTGGCGGAAAAGCACAAGGTGGAGGACAGCGATTTGGAGAAATGGAAGTCTGGGCACTAGAAGGATATGGCGCAACGCATGTGTTACGCGAAATGCTTACGGTAAAGTCAGATGACATATCGGGGCGTTCAGCCGCGTTTGATTCCATCGTAAAGGGTGATGATGTCAGGCAAAACAATCTCCCTGAATCATTTAATGTATTACTGAACAACCTTCGCGGTCTTGGTCTTGATGTCGAACTGCGAAAAAGAGAAGGCGGGACGAAAGAAAAATAA
- a CDS encoding type II secretion system protein: protein MKKLESNNRQEITTLTKKGSRVNWDSKTLGFTLIELLVVIAIIGILASVVLASLNSARAKARDSERVQTMRAFKTALELYYTDFGKYPNDGSNAPLEGFSYHKYNAGTCALGDWYDQSVPADSVWIDNSVSVGFISELFNGGYISKSAWHDPSNPTSNSDAFNCRYIFLETEGTAGNVQKYLLHCNLESGTTLESNDGGFNNTVYEIMMPEPWICICGQDGKGGATVSPMSAGSC, encoded by the coding sequence ATGAAAAAATTAGAATCCAACAATAGACAAGAAATTACCACATTGACCAAAAAAGGAAGCCGAGTAAATTGGGACAGTAAAACTCTAGGATTTACCCTTATTGAACTTTTGGTTGTTATCGCCATCATTGGTATTCTCGCGTCTGTTGTTCTTGCATCGCTTAATAGTGCACGCGCAAAAGCGCGAGATAGTGAGCGAGTTCAAACAATGCGCGCATTTAAAACTGCATTGGAACTATATTACACTGATTTTGGTAAGTACCCCAATGATGGTTCAAATGCCCCACTCGAGGGGTTTTCATACCACAAATACAACGCGGGCACTTGCGCTCTTGGTGATTGGTATGACCAATCAGTACCAGCCGACAGTGTTTGGATCGATAACAGTGTATCGGTTGGATTTATTTCAGAATTATTTAATGGCGGTTACATAAGTAAATCAGCTTGGCATGATCCATCAAATCCAACAAGTAATAGCGATGCATTTAATTGTCGATATATTTTTCTTGAAACTGAGGGAACTGCAGGTAATGTGCAAAAATATCTCCTCCACTGCAATCTTGAAAGCGGTACTACTCTGGAATCAAATGATGGCGGTTTTAACAATACGGTATATGAAATCATGATGCCTGAACCATGGATCTGTATCTGCGGGCAGGATGGCAAGGGAGGAGCCACAGTATCCCCAATGTCTGCGGGATCGTGTTAG